A section of the Opitutaceae bacterium genome encodes:
- a CDS encoding flagellar biosynthetic protein FliR has translation MPIDLVFAWLMVFLRSLGVVLLFPTLAGRPLPVMLRVAMAACLASILYGIVRGSQFPAGIGGLIYAAGGEVILGLVFGFIARLAFAAVELAGRLIANEIGLMAAPGFDVPQPAQEPLPSFLSIFAGVLFFLFGAHLSALTAFLRSFELAPAGAPAFSDGTILSLIVQTAHVIDLGFRIAAPFIALNFLVNLAFSVLGRAVPKMGVFVLSYPLRILAGFTLLAGAGGLIARYLWTEFDAMPFRILEILPH, from the coding sequence ATGCCGATCGACCTGGTGTTCGCCTGGTTGATGGTTTTTCTCCGGAGCCTCGGAGTAGTCCTGCTTTTTCCGACGCTGGCGGGGCGTCCGCTGCCGGTCATGCTGCGTGTGGCCATGGCGGCGTGCCTGGCCTCGATCCTCTACGGCATTGTCCGCGGAAGTCAGTTTCCGGCTGGGATTGGCGGACTGATATATGCCGCGGGAGGCGAGGTGATTCTCGGGCTTGTTTTCGGATTCATTGCACGGCTTGCCTTCGCCGCGGTTGAGCTGGCGGGACGGCTGATTGCAAACGAGATCGGCCTGATGGCGGCGCCGGGATTTGACGTGCCGCAGCCGGCACAGGAACCCCTGCCGTCGTTTCTGTCGATATTTGCGGGAGTGCTGTTCTTTCTTTTTGGCGCGCACCTGAGCGCGCTCACGGCGTTTCTGCGCAGCTTCGAACTCGCCCCCGCGGGCGCTCCCGCATTCAGCGACGGCACGATACTCTCGCTGATCGTGCAAACGGCGCATGTCATCGATCTCGGATTCCGCATCGCCGCGCCGTTCATCGCGTTGAACTTTCTCGTCAACCTGGCGTTTTCCGTGCTTGGCCGGGCGGTGCCGAAGATGGGAGTTTTTGTCCTGAGTTATCCGCTGCGCATACTGGCTGGGTTCACCCTGCTTGCGGGTGCGGGCGGATTGATTGCGCGGTACCTCTGGACGGAATTTGACGCGATGCCCTTCAGGATCCTGGAGATCCTGCCGCATTGA